Genomic window (Alnus glutinosa chromosome 9, dhAlnGlut1.1, whole genome shotgun sequence):
aagggaattgaacacCGGTCTTATTCTTATCgtatgcctaagggaattgaaccccggtcttgttcgtatcgtatgcctaagggaattgaaccccggtcttgtttgTGCCATTCTCAATGCTCGTGCTCAAATattatacatttaatttcataatcatgactttaacacatgctttctttacaagacataatcaattcaacatgtcatttctttaacaatttgcataacttaaatctttatactcactctaaactcaccaatcatattcatagttcaaaacatcatcaatatTTCAACATACtccaaagtactcaaatcatccaaaacaattcataatcaacatacagttggttcagatttgtaaaacaatatatattttgcaattcatcatttatgaaaataatacttctcagtgagtagaatactcaccttggctgtgcggatattaagcactaggtctcctagacaccaccatacaatgcattactgtaaaaacaatacattgcacattattgacaacttctAATATTAGACTCACAtatagctcttaaattgctcaagagctaacccatggaaaacccataatattttaagggttccaaacgctTACTcataaatcctagacactaaaactcaaacaatattaactcaaagtatttactaagagttagatattaaaataactatttaattatttacctatAATATCAATGTCTAACCCATAATTAATTCCACTAACTCGTACATTATTTTCACaaacacttttataataatattagccttAAAATTATAGTCATTAATTTCtagattatttctcactaaccttttctcaatattattaaccctaatattatttcataaatatttttacattaattactaacatattaacatgatttaatcATCTAgatttttaatcacttaaaaaccccaaattagtttaacctatcaaattagggtctataaactttaaatcataatttataaacactacctcaaacacaatattattaacccaatagcttttactaagggttaatcacaataaatagcattttaacaaaatacccgAAAACTAATGTCTAtaaaaaaacttaccaaaaattcgccaagcaaagaccaaatgctcgggaagctcctagcaactccaaactacccaaaatctagagaaaacgccaagttaaactcatctctataagatttataaaaaatctccaaaaatgctagtttagcgatttacctcaaaacgatcggtagaaacgtagatcgagctttgtagatcacgttaccgaagtcggatcaaagatcggaccgttggatcttcgtagatcaaggattttctataaaaatccataagagaaaaataaggaagaGAGGCACTGCCTCtctgaaaaaaatagaaaaggccaaatggcctttTCTTCGGAAAACAAGGCGCACTGCgccttgttcattttttttttgactggAAGGGCCAAGTGGCCCTTCCTTTAAGTGAAGGTGGGGCGCAGGTGgcgcccatatatatatatatatatttttaattttacttttaacttttcttttttcttttaattcaatttaattttatttctttttgttatttcattttcttttcttatttaattttattaattaatttcttttatgtttatttttcatttctaatttattttcgattatttcaattttctattttatttggattttaaaaatattactttttacattttaataatactaaaattattttaactattcatttactcaaattttatactctaaatattaaataatgtcccgGACATTACAGTAACCACCAAATCCACTTTAATAGACACCATAAATCACATATTAAACCCTTCCAATTGGTAGAAAATGTTTAGATTTTCATTGATTTCGCATTTAAAACAACaaggttcgatcgatcgagctTTTGCCAAGGCTTTTGTATGGGGGCCATGATACATCAGCTCGGTCGACCGAGACTATTATATAgtcaacttttaatttttcaagatCAATTAGAGCTCCTCAATTGCTTCTTGCTCTGATGAGCAAATGCAAAGTGTAAAGTGCTCTGCATAGTCCCCAAAGCCCATTGCCCTTGCACGTGTCAAGTGACGGTGACGCGAGTGTCTAGCTCTCTTCTCGTTTACTTCAATTTATTGTTAAGTGAGGAGGATTCCTTATAAACAAATTGACATCTTTGTATCTAGCTAATGTGTGACAAACTTTTCTTCCTATACTTccaaaattttggttttgcCTCCAAAATTTTGGATTGACTTGAAAGAGGGAAATTTTCCAATTAAATGCACATCAAACTTTTttagatataaaataaattgggttaaatattatttagcctcCTTAACTAACAGACACTTTCGATAAAGCACCACGACCTAACAAGTGTCATGATTTGGCCAttcaaactatcaattttttattatttagctATATCCGTCAATTTTGACCGTTATGTtggatgaaaaatcaaacataacGGTCTGAGCAGTCTCCTAGTAGCATCCTCTGTCCCTATCAGTTCTCCAAACGCAGACTCTAGCTGCAGCTTCTTCCTCTTGCTTCTTCTGCATCTTCTTTCTCTGTCTATGCTGCAAGTTTAGTCATTGAGTTCTCTTCCTCCTTTATTCTTTCCGGTAGTGAGACTCTACGAAATTTCCCTTTGCGTTGAATTGTGCAACTTaatcccttttccttttcccttcaTCTGTCCAGCATCAACTTGTTTAGGCGTGCACTaatgatgtattttttttttcttttttctttttttggcttgcttcatttttcttacaaaatgGAGTGTCAAGGTTCATAATGCACCTAGACTTTTTGGTTAGTATTTGAAAAGCAATTATTAGCTTCATTCATGGAAATAAACTCATTGCACGTGGAAATTGGaatttgctttcaaaagcaacAAAAGTTCTTTCCACATAGGAGTTATATTGGTTGGTGCATGCCAGAGTGGAAGAACATATTGGCCATATTTGATCAAGAATTGTAGCAAACATATTGGCCATATTCCTTCATCTATGTTAATTGTGTTTATTctgttttgatttttctatgTGGTGGGAAAGTCCCCTCAGTATGATTGTTGGTCACTTGTTAATTGATTGTCACTAGCAGCCATGTCGGCTTGTGTATGCTTTCCAAATTCCAGGAACCATCCTAGGAAGCTGACAAGCTATCCAGATACCAAGAATTCCACTTAGTCAAAGTCAACTTTTCCATAATTTCCACCTAGTCAAAAGCAGCTTTTGAGCAGCCATAGAAAAAATCAGTAATATGGGACTCTTTAGTTCAAATGCTTAATAAAGAAAGCCAGCgtcaaggggaaaaaaaatagttcataAACAAATAATGTGTTAGGGAAATTCCTGGCagcactgttgaagataaaggaaCTGAGTAGGGTTCCACGGCTACAAACAGGTTAAGTCCCAGTGAAAGGAGGGGGagaattaaaacattaaatgaatGAATCACTTCATTTAATGTCTTTGTCTTGTTAATCAATGGCCAGCCGCCGCCACTAGGGAAAGCAAGAGCTACAGTAAGAGATGACCACTTGGGTCCACAGGAAAGgattaattaaggaaaagaaaggcaTCTACGGGTAATAAATGACAGTacggagaagaaaatgagggagATAGCCAGATAAAAGGGAGGtattttacacacacacacacacacatacaaaaAACTCTCTTCCTCTTAAgctaaaaaaaggaaaaaaaaaaaaaaaaaaaaaaaaaaaaaaaaaaaaaaaaaaaaaaaaaaaaaggttcttcttctttccagtGAATTTATCCTAACTTGATGGTCGGAGGGGGCGTTGCCGAGAAACCCCCGAAGACCCTTTGTCTTGCAGGATATCTGAAGAAATTCACCCAGCCTTTCCTAGTCTCAGACGATTCGAAGCCCAGGGGCCAATCCGGAGCTGACACGTCATCAGCAAAAATTTGGCATCAACactttggcgccgtctgtgggaatgaCGTGGCTACGTGTTCCCGTGAAAACAAGCATACTTGAAACCTCCCATGGTGAGTACGCGGTTAGCTCGAAGAGGAATGATTGAAGAAAATATGCGTGAAGAGGCAGGGACTTCACATGATCCCCAGGCGGAGATAGTTCGCTTAAACGAAAAAATAGCGTGACTTGAGAAGGAGTTGCAGGAACGAGACCGCACGGAACAACAAAAAACTCAAGAAGACTCATTGCATGGTGATCAGGTGAATCCTGAGCATGAAGGTGGACGTGCAGAAGAGGTGATCGGAGAAGAGAGTGATGTCGATAGTGATGTCGAGCTCACCAACCTTATAAGgaagaatgaaaaagagaaaaaggagtaGGCTGAGAAACTGACTAAGTTGGAGCAGCAATGTGACTATTTAATGGGTTCTACTCAGTCGGGAGCCAAGGGGAAAGCTTTGTTGGCTGATAGCTTATTCTCCACCACTGCGTCCCCCTTTACTGACTAGATAATGTCATGTCAACTCCCGAGTAAGTTCAAAATGCCTGAAATACCCGTGTATACAGAATTGGGGGACCCCATCAAACATCTAGCAAGTTTTCGCGCACATACGGTGTTGCACACTACATCAGACGAGGTTGCGTGTCAAGCTTTTCCCCTCACTTTGGCAGGGGGAGCTTGAGAATGGTTCAGGACCTTGCCGCCCTGCTCGATCCTGAACTTCGAAAGCCTTGCTAGGAAGTTCGCATCTCAATTTATGACTGGCATTGTCCGAAAAAAAAGCCTGCTCAACAGTTGATGACTATTAAACAGGGCCCTCAGGAGTTGTTGAGAAGTTATTTGCTCCGCTTCAATCAAGCAAGGTTGGCTGCAGAGAGTCAAAGCGAACAGTTCATCCATTGTGCCGTATACCAGGGCATAAGGAAGGATGGCGCCCTTATGGCAGATTTAGCGAGGAGGCCAGCTGAGAGGTTGTAAGAATTTTACAACTGGGCGGAAGAGTTTGTAAACCAGGAAGAAACTCTTCGTGCGTTTCGAGAGACGGAAGAAGTTACGAAAGAGAATTTCACGACTGGAGGGAAGCCAAAGTAGAGAACAACCCTATTGAGGAAGGAGATCACGGAACGTAGACCCGTCAAGAGGGTGGAGAATTACAACTGGACGCCTGTTAATGCCCCAGCAAAGGAAATTCTTATGGAAATCAGGAAAGATCCAGGCTAGAAGGACCCGTCCTTAATAAAAAACAGACCACTTCCTCATAATTGTCACAAATACTGCCATTACCATGACTCTTATGGCCACTGGACCAATACTTGCATCGCCCTGAAGGAGATGATCGAGAAGTATATAGCTAATGGCAAACTGACGCACTTTTTGGGAAAGCGCGAAGATTCGACGGGTAAACACCCGCCAGACAGGGTAACCGGAGATCAAAGTTCGTTCGGATGAGGTGTGCGTCCGGGGAGGCAACAATACCATCGGGAGAGGAGGACGGCTCGCCAACCCGGGGGCGACGTCCAGGCAGAGAAGGCACCCCAACGAGAACGAAGTAGGAGCTGTGGGCAACAAGATGATTCGGGGGACTTCCCCGAGATTCAGACCATTGTAGGAGGCTTTGAAGGAGGGGGCGAAACCTATTCGGCTCGCAAATCTTATACGAAAGAGATGAGGGAAGTATCCATCTATGCGGTCACAAGGCCATTGAAAACTGTAAAGCGAGAAAAGTTGGCCATCACATTCTCGGACGAGGATTACGAAGGGGTCTATCTGCCCCACTCAGATACCTTGGTAGTGACCATGGTGATAACGAATCACAAGATACATCGGGTCTTGGTGGACAACGGCAGTTCGACAGATATTCTGTATAAGTCGGCCTTTGACTTGATGAAAATTAGTAGAGAAAAAGTTTCTGCCTTCCGATTTCCTCTCGTGGGATTCACAGGAGAGTAGGTGATGCCTCTGGGGTCGATCGAGTTGCAAGTTACCGTAGGAAGTCCCCCGGCGCAGAAGATGATTCTAGTGAAGTTCCTCATCGTTGATCAACCATTAGCTTACAACGCTATTTTCGGAAGGACAGCGCAAGCTGAGTTGAAGGTGGTAACATCGATACCCCACCTTAGCATGAAATTTCCAACGGAGAATGGAGTAGGAGTGGTCCGAGGAGAACAAAAGGCAGCTCGCAAGTGTTACAATATTTCTTTAGGGAATCCCTCCCTGCAAGCACTCCCCGACAAAGGGGCGGGCCCTGCAGACAAATAGCAACCACAGACAGGGAGTCCGACTGGggacctagaagatgtggtgATCGGACCCCAAAATCGAAAGCTTCGGGTTAGTGCACAGCTTCCGAcaacagaaaagaagaagttgGTAGAGTATCTGTGGGATCACATTGATGTCTTCGCTTGGGAGCACAATGAGATGCCCGGAATAGACCCCTCAGTTATCGAACACCAGTTAAACGTTGATCGGAATTGCAGGCCAGTGAAGCAGCGGAAGAGAACTTTCGCCCCTGAGCGCAATCAAGCGATTGCTGACAAGGTACGAAAATTACTTAAAGCTGGATTTATTCGGGAAGTTGACTACCCGGAATGATTGGCTAATGTAGTGTTGGTAAAGAAAGCGAACGGGAAATGGAGGATGTGTGTGGACTTCACGGACCTTAACAAAGCTTGTCCGAAAGACTGCTTTCCTCTTCCCTGGATAGATCAGCTTGTTGATTCGACAGCGGGGCACGAGGTGTTGAGTTTTATGGATGCATTCTCCGGTTATAATCAAATACGTATGGCGGAGTCCGACCAGGAGAAAACGTCATTCACGACTGATCGTGGACTATATTGTTATACAGTGATGCCATTCGGACTGAAGAACGCTGACGCCACTTATCAGAGGCTCGTGAACAAGATGTTCCAGACCCAAATCGGGCGAAATATGGAggtatatgttgatgacatgctCATTAAAAGCCTGACCTCAGGCGGTCATGTTGTAGATTTAGCGGAGGCATTCGAGACCCTGAGAAAATACCAAATGAAACTAAACCCGCAAAAGTGTGCTTTTGGCGTCGACTCTAGAAAGTTCTTAGAATTTATGGTGTCACAGAGTGGAATCGAAGTGAATCCTGACAAGGTTAGGGCTATCCTAGAAATGCCACCCCCTCGGACAACGAAACAGCTACAACAGTTGACAGGAAGGTTAGCTGCGTTGAATCGCTTTGTTTCCCGATCCTCGGACAAGTGCCTACCTTTCTTTAAGGTTTTGAAGAAAGCCTTTAGTTGGACCGAAGAGTGTGAGAGAGCCTTCGAAGAGTTGAAAACCTACTTGGCCAACCCTCCACTTCTGAGTCGCCCGATAGAAGGGAAAATCCTCTATTTGTATCTTGCGGTATCCCGAACCGTGGTTAGTTCAGTATTAATAAGAGAGGAGTCAAGCAAGCAAAGGCCAGTGTATTTCACTAGTAAGGTGTTGCATGGGGCAGAGAAACGATATCCACGCATAGAGAAATTGGCATATGCTCTGGTGATTTCGGCGCGAAGATTAAGACCCTACTTCCAAGCGCACGCGGTGCGGGTACTCACTGAATACCCTCTCCGAAAAATACTGCAAAAGCCAGATTTATCGGGAAGGCTAGTCAATTGGGCGATCGAGTTGGGGCAGAACGATATTGAGTACCACCCTCGGACGGCTGTAAAGGGGCAAACCCTAACCGATTTTGTAGTAGAAATGAATGAAAGTCCGAACGCGGAAGAGCTCCCAAAGGGGTTGACTTGGATTGTCTATGTCGATGGTTCTTCGGCGGGTGGAAGAAGTGGAGCTGGAATGGTGTTTTGGGGTCCTAATTGAAAGGAATTCAGGTACTCCCTTAAATTTGATTTCGCTGCTACTAACAATGAAGCCGAGTATGAAGCCGTGCTTTCGACCATGGAGATCGCACGGGAAATGAGAATAATGAATATGGAGATTCGAAGCGATTCATGAGTCGTCGTTGAGCAGGTAAATGGAAGTTACGCCGCACAGGAGGCGAGAATTTCTCAGTACCTTGAAAAGGTACACCAATTCTACTCTTACTTTGATAGAGTTGCTATAACTAAAGGTCCCAGGGATAAGAATGGTCTGGCAGATGCTCTTTTGTGTGTTGGTTCAAGGACAAACCGGACCGTGTCAGTTGGTGGCTGCAGAGTCCTAATCAAAGCTCGCCTGACAGTATCGTCGATCGAAGAGGTGATGCAGATAAGCGAAGTGGAGCCTGAGTGGGCTACTGGGGTTATACGGTATTTGAAAATGGGTGAGCTCCTCTCGGCCAAGGAGGAAGCTCAAAGGGTCATTCGACACTTGTCCCGTTATGTTCTGGTAGGAGGAATCCTGTATAGGCGTGGGTATTCTCTTCCCCTGCTGAAGTGTCTGTCGAATGAAGGCGCAGATTATGTTTTGAGGGAAATACACCATGGAGTATGCAGAAATCATTCAGGAGCTAAAGCACTGGCGAACAAGGTTATAAGAGCGGGGTACTATTGGTCGACGATGATTAAGGACGTTGCTGAGATGGTAAGGGCTTGTGATGTGTGCCAAAGATTTGCCCGTATCCCAAAAAATCCCCCGGAATATCTTCACTCAATTAAATCGCCTTGGCCGTTCGCTAAATGGGGGGTTGACATCGTCGGCCCGATGCCAGCAGGCAAAGGTAATCGGAGGTTTGTTGTGGTTGCAATCGATTATTTCACTAAATGGGCCGAGGCCGAGGCACATGCCGCGATCACAACTGAAAATGTCATCAAATTCCTGTGGAAGTCGATAGTGTGCAGGTTTGGTATACCGTACGCCATGGTGACCGACAATGGAAAGTAGTTTGATTGTGACCGTTTCTGGGAATGGTGTACCGAACTGGGCATACGGAAAAGTTTTTCAACTCCTGTCTTTCCTAATGTCCAACGGCCAGGTAGAGGCCACTAACAAGACATTGATCCAGATGTTAAAGAAGAAACTCGGCCGGAAAAAAGGGAGCCTGGGTTGAATATCTCCCAGAAGTGCTCTGGTCCTACCGCACTACGGCCAGAACTGCTACAGGGGAAACTCCGTTTGCTCTAACTTATGGAATGGAAGTAATAATACCTGTGGAAGTGGGATCGCCAAACTTTAGAGTGGCCCACTATAATCCAGGGTTGAACAAAGAAGGGGTAAATCTGCACTTGAATTTATTGCAGGAACGACGTGAGGACGCCCGCGCAGCTTGTATAGCCTATCAACGCCGCGTGGCCAAGTATTATGACAAGAAGGTTAAACCTAGGGAACTTAAAGTTGGTGATTGGGTCCTACGAAAGGTCAATCTGATGACTTGAGAACCCGCCGATGGTAAGCTGGGCCCAAAATGGGAGGGGCCCTACAGAATTGTTGGCTCCGGCAAGAACGGGGCCTACCGCTTGGCCACAGGACAAGGAAAAGCAGTACCGAAGGCTTGGAATGTAGACCACCTCAAAAAATACTATGTTaatattttggccttattctgtgtttggacaaaatcacttatgtgtaaagatgcaataaacagggattccactttcagagtgatgtcaagaaattcaagttccctgtcagccgtcagGATGATGTGTCATCCCATTCGGACGCCAAACTGTcgactgctccatccgtccggacgacgtgtcatcccgtccggacccCCACACTGTATGCAGAAGTTTCTGTTCCATCTTGCTCcttccggacgtttcagcagcacgtccagatgCCCCTCAGTACTTGATCAGtctctgattctttccaagttccaagaaagggaagatcaatcaaccgtccggatgacgtggtatcCCATCTGGACGCGTGTCTcgataaggcaagaatcgcagttcaaaattgaccgtccggacgtctaacagctgtggtccggacgctggtgcatcgtatatggtaactgccgattcgacttcaaccgtccagacgtctccccctcatggtccggacgcacgcgcatcagatatggaaattgcgtgttgaagtttagccgtccggacgctcctgccccatggtccggacgtacgaagcctgttatggaaattacttgcagcggacgtgcgtccatccggacgatcgagccatcccgtccggacgatgttcttatacagaaaagatttctccgcgaaaattttagaaaaaatcctgtctcacagttgtccgtctggacgtccatggtccaccgtccagacggctcctaggcaaattttgcctgacactcattctaacccccagactataaataggggtccttgggcacttagagctgcaagaattagGTGTGAATTT
Coding sequences:
- the LOC133876964 gene encoding uncharacterized protein LOC133876964; the protein is MPLGSIELQVTVGSPPAQKMILVKFLIVDQPLAYNAIFGRTAQAELKVVTSIPHLSMKFPTENGVGVVRGEQKAARKWSPTGDLEDVVIGPQNRKLRVSAQLPTTEKKKLVEYLWDHIDVFAWEHNEMPGIDPSVIEHQLNVDRNCRPVKQRKRTFAPERNQAIADKVRKLLKAGFIREVDYPE